The sequence GAAGGGCTCTGAGCGTGAAAACATAGAGATTAAGGGAGGTGATGAAAGGATTTTTGGGAAACCATGGCCACTCCAATTTAAAAGGCTGCCACGGTATCTCAACCACCATGGGGTTCAATCCGTTCGAAATTCGAAAGGCTGCGTGTGGGGAATCAAAATTCCCGGTTCGGTGGTAATTAATATTTCTCTCTCCCATATTCCCCCCCTCTCTCTGGACGTTTAACCTCCTCTCAGGATGTGGTTTCCTGAGCCGACCACTAAAGTGGGCTGCATCAACGATCACTCCCTAAGTGAACTTATGATCACctggggcccaagtggtgtTAACAGACCCGACCATGCCCACATAGCGTGCAACGACCACGGACCCCTATGGCGAATCACTTAGTCCACCGCATCCATGAgggagcttaggggctactgtcAATGTAATAGGTTAGGGGTGCCCTGACAGGGGGACCCCACACTGCCAAATGTTAGTtggctatatatatttttaagatCACAGCCTTACCACGCGACCAGGGTGGGGCACGTGCGACCAGCCCCTGGTGGCGGTAGGAGACCCTATGGCCAGCCCTTGCTGGTTGCAGGGCAGATACTCACTTAACCAAtcaaatctcatttaatgttGTTCACTCGAGTATTTTCTTTCCCTAGTCACTCTCTTTTGGCGAGTATGATCGTGGGGTAGCGTGGTGTTAcagtgtcccgtcccgtagcatttaatgttgCGGGATGGCCTGACGAGTAAGTGTGACGATGTTCAATGATGGTACAGGATATGCACAACGACTAGAGCAGATCAGATATGCTTATCTGACGTTATGATGggctaggggtagttggcttcATTAGGGGTAGGTCTGTCATTGAGTTTGATATGGTCTATTTGTTTGTACACTTTTTcccctggtatataaaggggagGACCCGACTTGTAGGGATATGGAACACACTTTAGAACAAGTTCACtcaatctataaaaaaaaaatgcaggacATAGAACTTTTATCCCACGAGAGACCTGAAACTGGATAAACTATTGTGTTATTGAGTTCGTTCGATACATACCCACAAGAAACGTAGATTAACGTGTCTATCATCTTATATACCCCGGATTTATTGTCAGAGATAATTGTGACTGAGTTTTTTTTAACCATGGGAAACCGTTTCTCTAATTGGTcactttttattttaaattacgCTAAAAACTCTGGCGTTCACTTAAGACGAAGTAAGTAGCCACCATTTTTTAGCCCAGACGATCATGTGGTGCTCGGGTGATCAATGACACTTTCCACCAACTGAGCAAGCGCTCGTTCCCTTGGCTAGTTGTAAAAAAGATTTAAGAGTGATAGGTGAGTAAGGCTTGAGAAGTTTGCAAAGTACAGTTTGGTTATGAATTGAAAAGGGGGGATTGTTTAGTAGCGTTATAAATACACAGAAATTAGCAAAACAACAACATCCAATATGTGTTGAACTGTGGATAGAAGATGCGCGATGGAGTAATTATATACTGGTTTCACGCTAGCTCATCCAATTTCCTAAACACTAGAGCATGTCCTAGTGATAAATGTTTCTATCTTTTGAGCAGTATCTGGACCAATTCAACTTGTCGGAGTGTCCCAACAGGCCCACGGGTCAGAAAAACGGGAAAAATACACCcattataaaataggaaaagataCTTTAAATAACAGGAAAACACATGTTAGAAAATAGAAAACTTGTATTAGAATGACCAAACAGGTCTGTGGGTGGAAAACGCATGAATTTTTCATCTTGTAACTGGAAAATCATtattataaaataggaaaacaaATATTATAAATGAAGAAAACCGGAGAACGCAtgttataaaatagaaaaataactATTAAGAAACTGAAAAACACCTATTCCTCGACCAAAAAACATCTCTTGGCAAAATAAGAAAATAGTATATTAAGAAATAGAAAAACACCTATTATAAAACTAGAAACCTGAAAAACACAtgttataaaatagaaaaacacaCTTTATAAATAGAAAAACACCTATTAAGAAACTGGAAAGTCGGAAACACACGTTATGAACAAGAAAACACGCATTATAAAATAGGAATACCGGAAAATACATGTtataaaacagaaaaaaatCTATTAAGAAACTGGAAAGCAGTTGTTGGTAGCAGTACCATATATGAAGTATAGAGGAATAACAGCCTGCGAGATTTCCTCTCAAAATAAGGAAATTGATCACGTAATTTGGAAACAATCTTAATCAATCAAGGAAAGGGATAACCGCCTATGAGATTTCCTCTCTAAACAAGGAAAGTAATTACGTAATCAGGGAGATAATCTCTGGGTAATCAAGAAAATGAAAATTAGTAAAATGATCAAGTAACCATATATGTGATGCGTGAAATCACTTGTTTCCATTTTTTGTTGAttattttcatcattttttggttttgatgattATATTTTCCGATTGAGGAGAATACAATTTCCTTGTACAACAGAAATATTTCAGCATTTCCTTGATACTTTTCCTGTTCTAACAATTATTGTTTCATGTTTACAATTTGCATCTTTTACTTACAGTTTTTTTGGTTCTTATGATTATGGTTTTCGGTTGAGTAAAGAACATGAAGATAATAAATAACGGGAGAACATGAATTGAATTATCTGTCCACTCAAAATTGAACCAAACAAATGTGaaaagttatcataatatatgATTCAACATATCTCTTTCTATACTGAAAAATATTTCAGAAATATTCCCTCAACACATCACATACGCAAATATTTAATTGTGTGTCCTTAATTTGTACTCTCTCAAAGAGAGTTAAGAGGGATAAGGGGATTAAAAGGCTTCATCTTTTCTCTACCCAACCTAGCTACTGGTGTTAAGCCTCTAGATACATTTTAACCCCGAATTAACCACATATAAGCCTCCTTAAGATATGAAGTAGTACCATACAGCATAATAAGTACATATATAGTAGAGAAGTTGAACGGACATGTAGTCATACAAAATCGTACCACCATACGTACTGCACTGCAGACACCAGCCAGATACATATGTTCCCACGCCTGCCTGACCACGTGTCCCTACAGTGCACCACTGTAGCCGCCCTAGCTAAGCTCCATCGCTCGACCACAATAATGCCTTCATCATTCCCTTCCTAACTCCTCCATACCATACCGCGCACACCAACGCCGGCCACACAGCTAGCAGCTACCCCAAGCTTCTTCAGTGACGCAACAGTGGCTGATCGCCAGCGACGCCATTGCTCTTAATGCTGTGTGGTTCAAGCTAGCCCTCACCCTCTCCTGCAAAGCCACTGGCATAATCAATCAAACAAACCAaccaaaacacacacacacgcactcaCTTTAGATCTGCTTCCTGTGCACACACGCCCCTTTCACCATCGCCAACTTTTCCCCCTTCTTTCTCTAGCCTTTCTACCCCTTTTAAGCTTTGATGCACACACACCAAGCTGTGATAATGGACGACACACTCTCTTGATCTGAAGATCTGCTAGGTAGTCTCACATGTGAGAAGAACCaagcaggaggaagaagaagattaaGAAGTAGCAGCAGTGACAGTAGCTCTAGAACTAGCTAGATCTCTTTTGTTTTGAATGGACAAGAACTAGTTAGATCTCGTATCTCTCATCACTAGGAAGCTTGTACAAGTAGTACACAGATGTTACCTTACCCTAACCCTCACCATTTCGGCATCTCCCAAGAACCCCCACAGCAGAACCCTACTGGCTTCGTCATGGTACCGCCGGCCGCGCATCTGGATCAGCACTACGACCACTTCATCCCCGGCCACGGCCAATTCAACTCCGAGACGCTGGAGGCTGTGCTCCGACCGCCGCGCGCTGCTCCCGAGAGAGGTAGTGGTGGCGCCGACGGCCAAGGCCACGCCAGGGCGCGGAAGCGGCCGTTCCGGACGGACAGGCACAGCAAGATCCGGACGgcgcagggcgtccgcgaccgCCGGATGCGGCTGTCCCTCGACGTCGCCCGCGACTTCTTCGCGCTGCAGGACCGGCTCGGCTTCGACAAGGCCAGCAAGACGGTGGACTGGCTGCTCACCCAGTCCAAGCCGGCCATCGACCGGCTCACCGAGTCCTCTCAGCGCAACGTCGGCGGCAGCGACGCGGTCTTGTCATCCCCGACGTCATTTGCAGCTGCTGGATCAGGGAAGGGGGGAGGGTTTGTGGAGAAGGTGGGGTGCAGAAATGGCGGATCAGTGTTCATGGAGCACGGCTGCGAGCTCGATCGCCTTGTGTCGGCCGCGCCGGTGCTTGGGGAGTACTACTACGACCTCGGCGAGATGATGAGCAACAGCGGAGGAGAAGGCGACGACGACGGTGAGTATGAGGAAGACGGTGATTTCCTGGACGGTATgcaataatattattagtaTTATTGGCAATAATATTGTTAGTACCAGCTTGCATGGTTTCTACATACTAGTAGCTGCTAGCAACTAAATTAGGTCTTGATCCGTCGAGCACTTCACTACTATTGTTAGTTAGTATGCACGTGTACTGATTTAAGCTAGTATTATTGGCAAATATTATGTCATATGATGTTTCTGTGCTTtgatattattagatttatGTTTGATTTGGCTTTGATCCACTGATCCACGTTCTAATTTGGGCATTCATAGGTTTCTCCATGAAGTTGTCATATATTCCAAGCTAGGGAGAAGATTGCTTGTGTTGTCAACTTATCACTTGACGTAGCCAAATTCAGAAGATGCAATTTATGATCTCACATATGAATTATATAGTAAACTTTATGtaaactaaaattttcctagTTTAAATTGGATTTGTCATTTTCTGTGTCAACTGTCAACTAAGATTTTCCTAATTTTGGCTGCGCAATCAGTACAAGAAAACTCTCATTTCATTCTATGTTGCAAGATAATGCCATTATATTAGTGGTAATATCGACTGCATCATCTCATACATCTTTCCAGCTGCAATCATTTGCAGGGCACATTTGTTGATTTGGATGGTGGGTTGAataagcataaaaaaaaaacagagcaataagataaaaaaaagacaTATTGATTTAATGGGCAAGGAAAAGAAGTTAGAATGCAGAAAATTAACTATATTCTTTTTTCTGTTTCTGATCTTGTTGGATTTACTTTCATGGTCAACCAGACAATTCTTCAGTCAAAATGCAATTAGGAGTACTACGGCGCAACTCACCAAGCAATGTACTTTAGCACCAAAGAAATACTAATCAACATTGAGACTACTTGTCCAATATATCTACTGCTAGAACTTGAGATTCTGTCAACATCTGTAATATCATCTAGAATGATTATGGTTTCATTTCGCAATATATTTGGCATAAGCGTCTACTCAAAATACTATTTGAAAAAGtgaaagaacaaaaaatataaactcCTGTACTTATTTGTTTCATCTTTCTTCTGGATAAACTTTATTTTTTGGAGTTGCGCTAGCTGATATAATTAATTTGGGGTAAGGCCATGTAAAAATGTTAGTCCTTTTCTGTTGGCATAGAAGTTGTTTTTTATCGCACCATGTACATTTTTCTACGTTAACAAACAACCTAAATGTTTGTCTGGGAGGAGACACGATGCTTAAAAGGCTCTTactaattaaatttatattagCAACTCTGCATATGATGAACCCACACAAATTGATACATGTAATTTAATGATAATTGCAGCTTTTTCAGTATTATATACATCTGTTAAGAAATTAATGCCATATGTAATTAGCCCAATAACAAACACAAAAAACTTACTTGTCACATTAACTGTCATATAAATAACTAacaataatattctatattgaataTTTGATATACCT is a genomic window of Phragmites australis chromosome 17, lpPhrAust1.1, whole genome shotgun sequence containing:
- the LOC133897658 gene encoding transcription factor TB1-like, with amino-acid sequence MLPYPNPHHFGISQEPPQQNPTGFVMVPPAAHLDQHYDHFIPGHGQFNSETLEAVLRPPRAAPERGSGGADGQGHARARKRPFRTDRHSKIRTAQGVRDRRMRLSLDVARDFFALQDRLGFDKASKTVDWLLTQSKPAIDRLTESSQRNVGGSDAVLSSPTSFAAAGSGKGGGFVEKVGCRNGGSVFMEHGCELDRLVSAAPVLGEYYYDLGEMMSNSGGEGDDDGEYEEDGDFLDGMQ